The following proteins are encoded in a genomic region of Streptococcus cristatus AS 1.3089:
- the scpB gene encoding SMC-Scp complex subunit ScpB has translation MSKLAEIEALLFVAGEDGLKVHQLSEILSLPPTGVIQSLEKLAENYQANPDSSLTLLETSKTYKLVTKPEFAEILREYSRAPINQSLSRAALETLSIIAYKQPITRVEIDDIRGVNSSGAISKLLAFELIREDGKKEVIGRPNLYVTTDYFLDYMGINHLDELPIVDEAELIAEESQLFGE, from the coding sequence ATGAGTAAATTAGCAGAGATTGAAGCCCTGCTTTTTGTAGCGGGGGAAGACGGTCTGAAAGTTCATCAGCTATCAGAAATCCTCTCCTTGCCGCCGACTGGCGTCATCCAGAGTTTGGAAAAATTGGCGGAGAACTATCAGGCAAATCCCGACTCCAGCTTGACCTTGCTGGAAACTTCAAAGACCTATAAGTTGGTCACCAAGCCTGAATTTGCTGAGATTTTACGAGAGTATTCACGGGCACCGATTAACCAGAGCTTATCCCGAGCGGCACTGGAAACCTTGTCGATCATTGCTTACAAGCAACCCATTACAAGGGTGGAGATCGATGATATTCGTGGGGTCAATTCCAGCGGAGCGATTTCGAAATTGCTGGCCTTTGAGCTGATTCGGGAAGATGGCAAGAAGGAAGTCATTGGCCGTCCCAATCTCTATGTGACGACGGATTATTTTTTGGACTATATGGGCATCAATCATTTGGATGAATTGCCGATTGTGGACGAAGCGGAGCTTATTGCTGAGGAAAGTCAGCTTTTCGGAGAATGA
- the yidD gene encoding membrane protein insertion efficiency factor YidD produces MMKKILIAPVRFYQRFISPTFPPSCRFRPTCSNYMIEAIEKHGAKGVLMGLARIGRCHPWSEEGDDPVPDHFSLRRNDSKIDFERK; encoded by the coding sequence ATGATGAAGAAAATATTGATAGCGCCGGTTCGTTTTTACCAGCGCTTTATTTCCCCTACCTTTCCGCCTTCCTGCCGTTTTCGGCCGACTTGTTCCAATTACATGATTGAAGCCATTGAAAAACACGGGGCCAAGGGGGTGCTGATGGGCTTGGCCAGAATTGGCCGCTGCCATCCCTGGTCCGAGGAAGGGGACGATCCAGTCCCGGATCATTTTAGTCTTCGGCGGAATGACTCTAAAATAGACTTCGAACGGAAATAG
- a CDS encoding YutD family protein yields MRKEISPELYNYNKFPGPEFKQMGSKIVAEKFEFELVENYKEAFDLTAFHQRFSEILNKFDYIVGDWGNEQLRLRGFYRDEKAKENAEKISRLQDYLLEYCNYGCAYFVLENAQPRRAAFDKKSHHKRKSDGKKHPEVSKERGSKKNKDEQKKNRPKANKNKQQKQGKQAKQAASSQSQRHFVIRQK; encoded by the coding sequence ATGCGTAAAGAGATTTCACCTGAGTTGTATAATTACAATAAATTCCCTGGCCCAGAATTTAAGCAAATGGGCAGCAAGATAGTTGCAGAAAAATTCGAGTTTGAATTGGTGGAGAATTATAAAGAGGCCTTTGACTTGACAGCCTTTCACCAACGCTTTTCAGAAATTCTGAACAAGTTCGACTATATTGTCGGCGATTGGGGCAATGAACAGTTGCGATTGCGCGGTTTTTATCGGGATGAGAAAGCCAAGGAAAATGCAGAGAAAATCAGCCGTTTGCAAGACTATCTGCTAGAGTATTGTAATTATGGTTGCGCCTATTTTGTTTTGGAAAATGCTCAGCCAAGACGGGCCGCCTTTGACAAAAAATCCCATCATAAGAGAAAATCGGACGGCAAAAAACATCCAGAAGTTTCTAAAGAACGTGGCTCTAAAAAAAACAAGGATGAGCAGAAAAAAAATCGTCCAAAGGCAAACAAGAACAAACAACAGAAACAAGGCAAACAGGCAAAGCAAGCGGCATCTAGCCAATCGCAGCGCCATTTTGTCATTCGTCAGAAATAA
- the xerD gene encoding site-specific tyrosine recombinase XerD: protein MKEHITPFLEQKNISENSKLAYSYDLEQFVNEIHSKVTETNLRIYQASIKDFKAAVQKRKLSAVNQFLYYLYENKMIGEFHRLTLPKVAISKELGSELMDLSAFWEASAVPQGRLIALLILEMGLLPSEILQVKVEDVNLDFQVLRIEKAGQKRIIKIPESLTSELGAYLTGTYLFEKNGKSYSRQWGFRQLEAFLIEQGQASLSAQSLREQFILRQREKGVGIYDIARDLGLKTVITLEKYR from the coding sequence ATGAAAGAACATATCACTCCTTTTTTAGAACAAAAAAATATCTCAGAAAATTCAAAATTAGCCTATTCCTACGATTTGGAGCAATTTGTCAATGAAATCCACAGCAAGGTGACAGAAACCAATTTGCGGATTTATCAAGCCTCCATCAAGGATTTCAAGGCAGCTGTCCAGAAGCGGAAGCTCTCAGCGGTCAATCAATTTCTCTATTATCTTTATGAGAACAAGATGATTGGGGAATTTCACCGCTTAACCCTGCCAAAAGTCGCTATTTCCAAGGAACTGGGAAGTGAGCTGATGGACTTGTCAGCCTTTTGGGAAGCTTCTGCGGTACCACAAGGCCGGTTGATAGCGCTCTTGATTTTGGAAATGGGTCTCTTGCCAAGTGAAATCCTGCAGGTCAAGGTTGAAGATGTCAATCTTGACTTTCAGGTTTTACGGATTGAGAAGGCTGGGCAGAAGCGGATTATTAAAATCCCTGAAAGTCTGACGAGCGAGTTGGGCGCTTATTTGACAGGGACTTATCTATTTGAAAAGAATGGCAAGTCCTATTCACGCCAATGGGGCTTTCGCCAGCTAGAAGCTTTCTTGATTGAGCAAGGGCAGGCTAGCTTGTCAGCCCAAAGCCTGCGGGAACAATTTATCCTGCGCCAGCGGGAAAAAGGTGTCGGTATCTACGACATTGCTCGTGATCTGGGCTTGAAGACAGTGATTACATTAGAAAAATACAGATAA
- a CDS encoding VanZ family protein: MFSLKNYLTSDGELTAKGRKLLMGGSWLYFLMLCLMCFLPQTPEPGMETPGIQYFGRVVVLLVPFNSFVNIGEITSWIQLVKVFVQNLANIFLLSPLIFQLLLLFPKLRSTKRVVWLSFGMSLSIEMTQILLDLLINANRVFEIDDLWTNTLGGYLAWRAFQLGQKIWKNRQDDAFKRD, encoded by the coding sequence ATGTTCAGCCTTAAAAATTATCTGACTTCAGACGGTGAGCTGACTGCTAAGGGACGGAAATTGCTGATGGGGGGAAGCTGGCTCTATTTCTTGATGCTCTGCCTCATGTGCTTCCTACCGCAAACGCCAGAGCCAGGAATGGAGACGCCGGGAATCCAGTACTTTGGCCGAGTAGTAGTACTCTTGGTTCCTTTTAACTCCTTTGTCAATATTGGTGAGATTACTTCTTGGATCCAGCTGGTCAAGGTTTTTGTCCAAAATTTGGCCAATATCTTTTTGCTATCGCCATTGATTTTTCAATTGCTTTTGCTCTTTCCAAAGCTGCGGAGTACCAAGAGAGTTGTCTGGCTGAGTTTTGGGATGAGCTTGTCCATCGAAATGACTCAGATTCTGCTGGACCTTCTTATCAACGCCAATCGAGTTTTTGAGATTGATGATCTCTGGACCAATACTTTGGGTGGTTATCTAGCTTGGCGGGCATTTCAGCTTGGTCAGAAAATCTGGAAAAATCGCCAAGATGACGCTTTCAAGAGGGATTAG
- the rsmD gene encoding 16S rRNA (guanine(966)-N(2))-methyltransferase RsmD, with protein sequence MRVVSGKYGGRPLKTLDGKTTRPTTDKVKGAIFNMIGPYFDGGRVLDLYAGSGSLGIEAVSRGMDSAVLVEKDRRAQAIVAENIAMTKEAARFELLKMESSRALEHLTGQFDLVLLDPPYAKEQIIADIEKMAERKLLSEDIMVVCETDKSVDLPEEIADLGIWKQKIYGISKVTVYVR encoded by the coding sequence ATGAGAGTTGTTTCAGGGAAGTACGGGGGCAGACCCCTCAAGACATTAGATGGTAAGACAACGCGACCTACGACAGATAAGGTCAAGGGTGCGATTTTTAATATGATTGGGCCATATTTTGATGGCGGTCGGGTGCTGGATCTCTATGCAGGTAGCGGTAGTCTGGGGATTGAGGCGGTATCTCGTGGCATGGATTCCGCTGTTTTGGTTGAAAAAGATCGGCGAGCACAAGCTATCGTGGCGGAAAATATTGCCATGACCAAGGAAGCGGCGCGCTTTGAACTACTCAAGATGGAGTCGAGTCGAGCCTTGGAGCATTTGACCGGCCAGTTTGATCTGGTTCTGCTGGATCCGCCCTATGCCAAGGAGCAGATTATCGCGGATATTGAGAAAATGGCGGAGCGCAAGCTCTTGAGCGAGGATATTATGGTTGTTTGCGAGACGGACAAGTCGGTTGATTTGCCAGAAGAAATCGCAGACTTGGGTATCTGGAAGCAAAAAATATATGGAATTTCAAAGGTGACGGTCTATGTCAGATAA
- a CDS encoding SepM family pheromone-processing serine protease produces MNNDMTNPKTMTKEDKRGLKVVGCAGLASIIVVVLFLFSFIVPLPYYIEVPGGAEDIRKVLTVDGKEDQAAGSYNFVTVGIQHATFAHLVYAWLTPFTDIYSAQDMTGGSSDAEYMRINQFYMETSQNMAKYQGLKTAGKDIKMNYLGVYVLKVAQDSTFKGILNIADTVTGVNDKTFESSEDLVKYVNSQALGDSVKVTYEEDGETKTATGKIIKLENGKNGIGISLIDRTEVNSSVPIEFSTEGIGGPSAGLMFSLAIYTQLANPDLRDGRVIAGTGSIDREGKVGDIGGIDKKVVSAAKIGATIFFAPDNPVSEEEKKANPKAKTNYEAALEAAKEIKTDMKIVPVKTLQDAIDYLEKPKNLSFG; encoded by the coding sequence ATGAATAATGACATGACAAATCCGAAAACGATGACGAAGGAAGATAAACGTGGTTTAAAAGTAGTTGGTTGTGCTGGACTGGCCTCTATTATTGTGGTTGTGCTCTTCCTTTTCTCTTTCATTGTTCCCCTACCTTACTACATTGAGGTGCCTGGAGGCGCAGAAGACATTCGGAAGGTTCTGACTGTGGACGGAAAAGAGGATCAAGCGGCAGGTTCCTACAATTTTGTGACTGTTGGGATCCAGCATGCGACCTTTGCCCATCTGGTCTACGCTTGGTTGACGCCTTTTACGGATATTTATTCGGCTCAGGATATGACGGGTGGCTCGAGTGATGCTGAGTATATGCGCATTAACCAATTTTATATGGAAACGTCGCAGAATATGGCCAAATACCAAGGTCTCAAGACCGCAGGAAAAGATATCAAGATGAACTATCTGGGTGTCTATGTTCTGAAAGTAGCTCAGGATTCGACCTTTAAAGGAATTTTGAATATTGCGGATACGGTGACGGGAGTCAATGACAAAACCTTTGAAAGCTCAGAAGATTTGGTCAAATATGTGAATTCTCAGGCCTTGGGCGATAGTGTCAAGGTGACCTACGAGGAAGATGGAGAAACCAAGACAGCGACTGGGAAAATCATCAAGCTGGAAAATGGAAAAAACGGAATTGGCATTAGTTTGATTGACCGCACGGAAGTCAACAGCAGTGTTCCGATTGAATTTTCAACTGAAGGTATCGGTGGTCCTAGTGCTGGCCTCATGTTTAGCCTAGCCATCTATACTCAATTGGCCAATCCTGACCTGCGAGACGGCCGCGTGATTGCGGGAACGGGTAGCATTGACAGAGAAGGTAAAGTTGGAGATATTGGTGGGATTGACAAAAAAGTCGTCTCTGCGGCCAAAATCGGAGCGACAATCTTCTTTGCCCCAGACAATCCTGTCAGCGAGGAAGAAAAAAAGGCTAATCCTAAAGCCAAAACTAACTATGAAGCAGCGCTTGAAGCAGCCAAGGAAATCAAAACGGATATGAAAATCGTGCCGGTTAAGACGCTTCAGGACGCGATTGATTATTTAGAAAAACCAAAAAATCTTAGTTTCGGCTAA
- the rlmN gene encoding 23S rRNA (adenine(2503)-C(2))-methyltransferase RlmN, which yields MKPSIYSLTREEMIEWAEAQGEKKFRATQIWEWLYRKRVQSFEEMTNLSKDLIAKLNDQFVVNPLKQRIVQESADGTVKYLFELPDGMLIETVLMRQHYGLSVCVTTQVGCNIGCTFCASGLIKKQRDLNNGEIVAQIMLVQKYFDERGQDERVSHIVVMGIGEPFDNYKNVLKFVRTVNDDKGLAIGARHITVSTSGLAHKIRDFANEGVQVNLAVSLHAPNNELRSSIMKINRAFPIEKLFAAIEYYIETTNRRVTFEYIMLNEVNDGVEQAKELAELLKNIKKLSYVNLIPYNPVSEHDQYTRSPKERVMAFYDTLKKNGVNCVVRQEHGTDIDAACGQLRSNTMKRDREKALVENVQP from the coding sequence ATGAAACCATCGATTTATAGTTTAACGCGAGAAGAAATGATTGAATGGGCGGAAGCTCAGGGAGAAAAGAAATTCCGTGCCACCCAGATTTGGGAGTGGCTCTATCGCAAGCGTGTCCAGTCATTTGAGGAAATGACCAATCTGTCCAAGGACTTGATTGCCAAGCTCAATGATCAGTTTGTTGTCAATCCGCTTAAACAGCGTATTGTTCAGGAGTCGGCTGACGGTACGGTCAAGTACCTCTTTGAGCTGCCGGATGGTATGCTGATTGAGACGGTACTCATGCGCCAGCACTATGGACTTTCTGTCTGTGTAACTACCCAAGTTGGCTGCAATATCGGCTGTACTTTCTGTGCTTCTGGTTTGATTAAAAAGCAACGTGACCTCAATAATGGTGAGATTGTAGCTCAGATTATGCTGGTTCAGAAGTATTTTGATGAGCGTGGTCAGGATGAGCGGGTCAGCCACATCGTAGTTATGGGAATCGGCGAGCCTTTTGATAACTATAAGAATGTCTTGAAGTTTGTACGGACGGTCAATGATGATAAGGGTCTGGCCATCGGTGCCCGCCATATCACCGTTTCGACTTCAGGGCTGGCTCATAAGATCCGTGACTTCGCCAATGAAGGCGTGCAGGTCAATCTAGCCGTTTCACTACACGCGCCCAACAATGAACTGCGTTCTAGTATCATGAAAATCAACCGTGCCTTTCCGATTGAGAAGCTCTTTGCGGCTATTGAATATTATATCGAGACTACTAACCGTCGGGTGACCTTTGAGTACATCATGCTCAATGAAGTCAATGATGGCGTAGAGCAGGCCAAGGAACTGGCAGAATTGCTGAAAAATATCAAGAAATTGTCCTATGTCAATCTTATTCCTTACAACCCCGTTAGCGAGCACGATCAATATACCCGTAGTCCTAAGGAGCGCGTGATGGCCTTCTATGACACCCTCAAGAAAAACGGAGTCAACTGTGTGGTGCGTCAGGAGCACGGTACAGATATTGATGCAGCTTGCGGCCAGTTGCGTTCCAATACCATGAAGCGAGATCGCGAGAAAGCACTTGTTGAAAATGTTCAGCCTTAA
- a CDS encoding pseudouridine synthase has translation MRINKYIAHAGIASRRKAEELIKQGLVTVNGQVVRELATTIKSGDRVEVEGQPIYNEEKVYYLLNKPRGVISSVTDDKGRKTVVDLLPQVKERIYPVGRLDWDTSGALILTNDGDFTDEMIHPRNEIDKVYVARIKGVANKEVLRPLTRGLVIEGKKTKPAVYEILKVDPVKNRSVVQLTIHEGRNHQVKKMFEAVGLPVDKLSRTQFGHLDLTGLKPGEARRLSKKEVSQLHNLAVTKTKKK, from the coding sequence ATGAGAATCAATAAATACATTGCCCATGCGGGAATTGCCAGCCGGAGAAAGGCTGAGGAGCTGATCAAGCAGGGGCTAGTGACCGTGAATGGTCAGGTGGTGCGTGAGCTAGCGACGACCATCAAGTCGGGCGACCGAGTAGAAGTAGAAGGCCAGCCTATCTACAATGAAGAAAAGGTCTACTACCTGCTCAATAAACCGCGAGGGGTGATTTCCAGCGTGACCGATGACAAGGGGCGTAAAACAGTCGTTGATTTGCTGCCGCAGGTTAAGGAACGGATTTATCCCGTTGGCCGACTAGACTGGGATACTTCTGGTGCCTTGATTTTGACCAATGACGGTGACTTCACAGATGAAATGATTCACCCACGAAATGAAATTGACAAGGTCTATGTGGCGCGTATCAAGGGTGTGGCCAATAAGGAAGTTCTGCGTCCGCTGACCCGCGGTCTGGTCATTGAGGGCAAGAAGACCAAGCCAGCAGTCTATGAGATTCTCAAGGTCGATCCCGTGAAGAATCGCTCGGTTGTTCAGTTGACCATCCATGAAGGGCGTAATCATCAGGTCAAGAAGATGTTTGAAGCGGTGGGGCTTCCAGTGGACAAGCTTTCACGGACTCAGTTTGGACATCTGGATTTGACTGGCCTCAAGCCAGGTGAAGCACGTCGATTGAGTAAAAAGGAAGTCAGCCAGTTGCATAATTTGGCTGTGACCAAGACTAAGAAAAAATGA
- a CDS encoding segregation/condensation protein A: MDIKLKDFEGPLDLLLHLVSKYQVDIYDVPITEVIEQYLDYVSTLQAMRLEVTGEYMVMASQLMLIKSRKLLPKVVDQVDLEDDLEQDLLSQIEEYRKFKLLGQKMSLQHEDRALYYSKPKLELVYEDAELLHDKTAVDLFLAFSKVMTKKQEEFSKSHTTIVRDEYKIEDMMEVVRQRCRAHKRLALQDIFAETKDMNEVITLFLATLELVKVQEVQVIQEENFGNIYLVGRKNE, encoded by the coding sequence ATGGATATCAAGTTAAAAGATTTTGAGGGGCCGCTGGACTTGTTGCTCCACCTCGTATCCAAGTATCAGGTAGATATTTACGATGTGCCCATTACCGAGGTCATCGAGCAATATCTGGACTATGTGTCTACTCTGCAGGCCATGCGGCTGGAAGTGACGGGAGAATACATGGTCATGGCTAGCCAGCTCATGTTGATTAAGAGTCGCAAGCTCTTGCCCAAGGTGGTAGATCAAGTAGATTTGGAAGACGATCTGGAGCAGGATTTGCTGAGTCAGATTGAGGAATATCGGAAGTTTAAGCTGCTAGGCCAGAAAATGTCCCTCCAGCATGAGGACCGAGCTCTTTACTACTCCAAACCCAAGCTGGAATTGGTCTATGAAGACGCTGAGCTCCTGCATGACAAGACAGCTGTTGATCTCTTTTTGGCTTTTTCCAAGGTGATGACCAAGAAGCAGGAGGAGTTTTCCAAGAGTCATACGACCATTGTGCGAGATGAGTACAAGATCGAGGACATGATGGAAGTAGTGCGCCAGCGCTGTCGGGCTCATAAACGCCTTGCCCTGCAAGATATTTTTGCAGAAACCAAAGACATGAATGAAGTGATTACACTCTTCTTAGCAACCTTGGAGTTAGTCAAGGTGCAGGAGGTGCAGGTCATTCAGGAGGAAAACTTTGGAAATATTTATTTAGTAGGAAGAAAGAATGAGTAA
- the coaD gene encoding pantetheine-phosphate adenylyltransferase, giving the protein MSDKIGLFTGSFDPITNGHVDLIERASRLFDRLYVGIFYNPHKEGFFSIHAKKRMVLAALAHLENVEVITSHDELAVDVAKRLGVTALVRGLRNGQDLDYEASLHFFNKDLEPDLETVFLLSQPAYRYISSSAMRELIAFQQNLSAYVPASVIEELEKKDE; this is encoded by the coding sequence ATGTCAGATAAAATTGGACTCTTTACAGGGTCATTTGATCCCATTACCAATGGACATGTGGATTTGATTGAGCGTGCCAGTCGGCTGTTTGATCGCTTGTATGTGGGCATTTTCTACAATCCTCACAAAGAAGGATTTTTTAGCATCCATGCGAAAAAAAGAATGGTTCTAGCGGCTTTGGCGCATTTGGAAAATGTGGAAGTCATCACTTCCCATGATGAATTGGCGGTCGATGTGGCAAAAAGACTGGGTGTGACTGCCCTTGTCCGCGGCCTACGCAATGGTCAGGACTTGGACTATGAAGCTAGCCTGCATTTTTTCAATAAGGACTTAGAGCCTGACTTGGAGACCGTTTTTTTGCTGAGTCAGCCGGCCTACCGATACATCAGTTCTTCAGCGATGCGGGAATTGATTGCTTTCCAGCAGAATCTTTCTGCCTATGTACCAGCGAGTGTGATTGAGGAGTTAGAGAAAAAAGATGAATAA